The following proteins are co-located in the Solea senegalensis isolate Sse05_10M linkage group LG12, IFAPA_SoseM_1, whole genome shotgun sequence genome:
- the ddx28 gene encoding probable ATP-dependent RNA helicase DDX28, translated as MQAVKVGYFSWIVARALCSGRIHRPQLVQISSSLCAVPTSVTQTRFCHKTASTPDDSTAVIRVPLHMQKRVETLKQTRGKNQINTIRAGKLLIQSRNPDLNQSAGYIPGKFEQPRLCSKGWKHHKSFGDYFTINNTKSVAPCVTANHEEEAEQKAVTFNKLHICKELVQALDSVDIKHPTTVQLQTIPKIMKGHNILCAAETGSGKTLSYLLPIVHRLQGDKESQMYSSSSHKIHALVLVPSRELAEQVTSVCRTLCAPFGMQVKNVGGGRGVGHIKMLFKRNNPDILVATPGALVKALHRRCLDLSELSFFVVDEADTMFDPSFSGMLESILSHTNIAHNPSQTRGPGHRAQLLVVGATFPGGVGEVLSKVTDHSSIVVIKSKMLHFLMPHVKQTFLKVKGADKILELHQAMKMLQQEKGGGAVLVFCNKSATVNWLGYGLDEMGVRNARLQGEMPAPVRAGIFHSFQKGVVDVLICTDIASRGLDTSGVRLVVNYDFPESHTDYIHRAGRVGRAGGMENGEVLSFVTHPWDVEQVQKLETAARRRAILPGMESNIREPKPKVAETDTGVERLN; from the coding sequence ATGCAGGCTGTGAAGGTCGGCTATTTTTCTTGGATTGTGGCCAGAGCTCTGTGCTCCGGCAGGATTCACCGTCCTCAGCTTGTCCAGATATCTTCGTCACTCTGTGCTGTCCCCACTTCAGTCACCCAGACTCGGTTTTGTCACAAAACAGCGTCGACGCCAGATGACAGCACCGCGGTTATCCGTGTTCCTCTGCACATGCAGAAGCGCGTGGAAACCCTGAAGCAGACACGAGGTAAAAACCAGATCAACACCATCCGAGCTGGGAAGCTCCTGATCCAGAGCAGGAATCCTGATCTGAACCAGTCTGCGGGATACATACCCGGGAAGTTCGAGCAGCCCCGTCTCTGCTCGAAAGGATGGAAACATCACAAATCATTCGGTGACTACTTCACCATCAACAACACCAAGTCTGTTGCACCATGTGTCACTGCGAACCAcgaagaggaggcagagcagaAAGCGGTGACCTTCAATAAGCTCCATATCTGCAAGGAGCTGGTACAAGCTTTGGACAGTGTTGACATCAAGCATCCTACCACTGTGCAATTGCAGACTATTCCAAAGATCATGAAAGGTCACAATATACTTTGTGCTGCAGAGACGGGCAGTGGAAAGACTCTGAGTTACCTCCTGCCAATTGTTCACAGACTGCAGGGCGATAAGGAATCACAGATGTACTCAAGTAGCTCACACAAAATTCACGCTTTGGTTCTTGTGCCTTCCAGAGAGCTTGCTGAGCAAGTGACCTCAGTGTGTCGGACACTGTGTGCACCGTTTGGGATGCAGGTAAAGAACGTGGGTGGTGGGCGAGGTGTAGGACACATCAAGATGCTGTTCAAGAGGAATAACCCAGATATTTTAGTGGCTACACCAGGTGCTCTGGTCAAGGCCCTGCATAGACGCTGTCTGGACTTGAGTGAGCTAAGCTTCTTTGTCGTAGATGAGGCTGACACTATGTTTGATCCCAGCTTTTCTGGCATGCTGGAAAGCATCCTGAGCCACACAAACATCGCCCACAATCCCAGTCAAACCCGGGGACCTGGCCACAGAGCCCAGCTGCTGGTGGTGGGCGCCACCTTTCCTGGTGGTGTTGGGGAAGTGCTCAGCAAGGTGACAGATCATAGCAGCATCGTTGTCATTAAGAGTAAGATGCTGCACTTTCTCATGCCACATGTCAAACAGACCTTCCTGAAAGTGAAAGGTGCTGACAAAATCCTGGAGCTCCACCAAGCCATGAAAATGCTCCAACAAGAAAAAGGGGGAGGTGCTGTTCTGGTGTTCTGCAACAAGTCTGCCACAGTCAACTGGTTGGGGTATGGGCTGGACGAGATGGGGGTTCGGAATGCACGTCTTCAAGGAGAGATGCCTGCTCCTGTACGTGCTGGAATCTTCCACTCCTTCCAAAAGGGTGTGGTGGATGTGCTGATATGCACAGACATTGCCTCCAGAGGCTTGGACACATCCGGTGTACGTTTGGTTGTTAACTATGACTTTCCAGAATCACACACTGACTACATCCACAGGGCAGGGAGAGTCGGGAGAGCGGGTGGGATGGAGAATGGGGAGGTGCTTAGCTTTGTCACACACCCCTGGGATGTGGAGCAGGTGCAGAAGTTAGAAACCGCTGCACGTCGGCGAGCTATTTTACCAGGGATGGAATCTAATATACGTGAGCCAAAACCCAAAGTAGCAGAGACAGACACGGGAGTAGAAAGATTGAACTGA